One part of the Sarcophilus harrisii chromosome 5, mSarHar1.11, whole genome shotgun sequence genome encodes these proteins:
- the ZNF740 gene encoding zinc finger protein 740: MAQASLLACEGLAGVSLVPTAASKKMMLSQIASKQAENGERTGNPEVLRCSGQGHRKDGEKSRNRKDDSTAAEAPPPKKVKKMVVVEQNGSFQVKSQKNFICEQCFGAFRSSYHLKRHILIHTGEKPFECDVCDMRFIQKYHLERHKRVHSGEKPYQCERCQQSFSRTDRLLRHKRMCQGCHSKTLDGQFSL; the protein is encoded by the exons GCGAGTCTCCTAGCCTGTGAGGGCCTTGCAGGTGTGAGTTTGGTCCCCACGGCAGCCAGCAAGAAGATGATGCTGAGCCAGATTGCCAGCAAACAGGCAGAGAACGGGGAGCGAACGGGCAACCCAGAGGTGCTGAGGTGCTCAGGCCAG GGTCAtcgaaaagatggagaaaagtcACGAAACCGAAAAGATGACAGCACTGCAGCTGAAGCTCCTCCAccgaaaaaagttaaaaag ATGGTGGTTGTGGAGCAGAATGGCTCTTTTCAAGTAAAGAGCCAAAAAAACTTTATTTGTGAGCAGTGTTTTGGAGCCTTTAGAAGTAGTTATCACCTCAAGAGGCACATCCTCATTCACACAG GGGAGAAGCCATTTGAATGTGATGTATGTGATATGCGATTCATTCAGAAGTACCATCTGGAGCGCCACAAACGTGTGCACAGTGGGGAGAAACCCTACCAGTGTGAACGATGTCAGCAG agCTTTTCCCGGACAGATCGTTTGCTCAGACACAAACGGATGTGCCAAGGGTGTCACTCCAAAACCCTTGATGGGCAGTTTTCCCTCTAG